A region of Planococcus sp. MSAK28401 DNA encodes the following proteins:
- a CDS encoding FUSC family protein, with translation MKLGARIFKTGIAISLALFLATLLELPTPVFAGVAAIFAIQPSIYRSYLTLLDQVYGNLIGASIAVIFVLTLGPNYLTIGVAAILAIVIMLKLKLENTVPLTLVTLIIIMDSQSDDFLVFASLRFLTVLLGILSAFIVNMIFLPPKYETRLFQSIHSVSEDIIRWIRISIRHASDHSSVKEDIDKLTEKLVKVDQWYSFYKEERSYTKKQQYTKARKLVLYRQMIATSKKSLEVLRRLNRYENELRDLPEQFHMMVQERLESLASYHEQLYMKYVGKIRPEHSESSGPDAVLKRNEVMSIFVKEINLSTEVEEDEFSVYHLMHVLSALLDYEEHLEHLDLLIIAYHNYHSEEVDSDIENAI, from the coding sequence ATGAAACTCGGTGCACGCATATTCAAAACCGGTATCGCTATTTCCCTTGCCTTGTTTCTGGCGACGCTTCTTGAACTTCCGACGCCGGTATTCGCAGGGGTAGCGGCGATTTTCGCCATACAGCCTTCCATTTACCGGTCATACCTGACTTTACTCGACCAGGTGTACGGGAACTTAATTGGCGCCTCGATTGCCGTTATCTTCGTGTTGACGCTCGGTCCGAACTATTTGACGATTGGTGTCGCTGCTATTTTAGCGATCGTCATCATGCTGAAATTAAAGCTGGAAAATACAGTGCCCCTGACATTGGTGACTTTGATCATCATTATGGATTCGCAATCGGATGACTTCCTGGTCTTCGCTTCTTTGCGATTCCTGACGGTATTATTGGGCATCTTATCGGCTTTTATCGTCAATATGATCTTTTTGCCGCCAAAATACGAAACACGCTTGTTCCAGTCAATCCATTCCGTCAGCGAAGATATCATCCGGTGGATCCGGATTTCAATACGCCACGCTTCCGATCACTCATCGGTAAAAGAAGACATCGACAAATTGACCGAGAAACTGGTGAAAGTGGACCAATGGTATTCATTTTATAAAGAAGAACGCAGCTATACGAAAAAGCAGCAATATACAAAAGCACGCAAATTGGTGTTGTACAGGCAGATGATTGCCACATCGAAAAAGAGCCTGGAAGTTCTTCGGCGCTTGAACCGTTATGAGAATGAATTGCGGGATTTGCCTGAACAATTTCACATGATGGTTCAGGAGCGGCTTGAGAGTTTGGCGAGTTATCACGAACAACTTTACATGAAATACGTCGGGAAAATCCGCCCGGAACATAGCGAAAGTTCAGGGCCTGATGCGGTATTGAAACGCAATGAAGTCATGTCAATTTTCGTCAAGGAAATCAATTTATCGACCGAAGTCGAAGAAGACGAATTTTCGGTTTACCATTTGATGCATGTCCTCTCTGCCTTGCTCGACTATGAAGAGCATTTGGAACATTTGGACTTGCTAATCATCGCCTACCATAATTACCATAGCGAAGAAGTCGACAGCGACATTGAAAACGCCATATGA
- a CDS encoding ABC transporter permease, with protein sequence MLHYIGQRLLQLIPVLLGMTFIVFMIIRAIPGDPAQVILGQQASEEAIKALRTSLGLDNPWYIQYFDYLKGLVTGDMGDSLRTRSPVSEEIWPYLAATFELSLFAIIIAVVIGINAGIISAWFQNSWFDYTAMVLALIGVSMPIFWLGLMNQWIFSIELGILPTTGRENVRDPINNITNFYVLDTIIQGDFNKLATVLKHLVLPGTALATIPMAIIARMTRSSMLEVMRSDYVRTARAKGVKMFWVVYKHALKNAIIPVLTIIGLQMGLLLGGAILTETIFGWPGIGRYIYEAIGFRDYPVIQSGILVVAFIFVMINLFVDLLYGLVDPRIKYD encoded by the coding sequence ATGCTTCACTATATCGGGCAGCGGCTTTTGCAATTGATTCCTGTCTTACTCGGAATGACATTTATCGTCTTTATGATCATCCGGGCAATTCCAGGCGATCCCGCACAAGTCATCCTTGGGCAACAAGCATCCGAAGAAGCAATTAAAGCGTTACGGACCAGTCTGGGGCTTGATAATCCCTGGTACATCCAATATTTTGATTACTTAAAAGGCCTGGTTACAGGCGACATGGGGGATTCACTGCGTACCCGTTCACCTGTTTCAGAAGAAATTTGGCCATATCTAGCAGCAACGTTTGAATTATCTTTATTCGCGATCATCATTGCCGTCGTCATCGGCATTAATGCGGGCATCATCTCTGCATGGTTCCAAAACTCGTGGTTCGATTACACAGCGATGGTGCTAGCCTTGATCGGTGTTTCCATGCCAATCTTCTGGCTTGGCCTCATGAACCAATGGATTTTCTCAATTGAACTCGGCATATTGCCGACGACTGGCCGGGAAAACGTCCGGGATCCAATCAATAACATCACCAATTTTTATGTGTTGGACACCATCATTCAAGGCGATTTCAACAAATTGGCGACCGTATTGAAGCATTTGGTGCTTCCAGGCACGGCACTAGCCACCATTCCGATGGCGATCATCGCACGGATGACACGCTCTTCAATGCTTGAAGTCATGCGTTCGGATTACGTCCGGACCGCTCGCGCTAAAGGCGTCAAGATGTTCTGGGTCGTCTACAAGCATGCATTGAAAAATGCGATTATTCCTGTATTGACTATTATCGGTTTGCAGATGGGCTTATTGCTCGGCGGCGCGATTTTGACCGAAACCATTTTCGGATGGCCAGGCATTGGACGCTATATCTATGAAGCGATCGGGTTCCGCGATTATCCGGTTATCCAATCCGGTATTCTAGTCGTCGCATTTATATTCGTCATGATCAATCTCTTCGTCGACTTGCTTTACGGCTTGGTCGATCCGAGGATCAAATATGATTAG
- a CDS encoding D-2-hydroxyacid dehydrogenase: protein MDVLFTFVPKENQQERLQAEFPEVNFHFLYKNKSFLPTADIVVTYGEDLTDEDIESAENLKWIMVASAGIEKMPHVAIAKKGIIVSNVKGIHKTPMAESALAHLLALKRSLPFIYESQRNGEWNRKTKSSELAGSKAVVFGPGAIGSEIGRLLQAFGVRTIGCNRSGNDAAYMDEMVSIENVLAVLPDADIVLSVLPSTEETYHLLKKEHFQSMKEDAIFMNLGRGDLVEDQVMLEALDNKEIGYAVLDVFEEEPLPAGHPYWKMDNVIISPHVSSHSGKYVERALDVFIPNLRAWIEGDKSPSNPVDMKRGY, encoded by the coding sequence ATGGACGTCCTATTTACATTTGTGCCGAAAGAGAATCAGCAGGAGCGGCTTCAAGCCGAATTTCCTGAAGTGAATTTTCACTTCTTATATAAGAACAAGTCATTTTTGCCAACAGCCGATATTGTGGTTACTTACGGAGAAGATTTAACGGATGAAGACATCGAAAGTGCCGAAAACCTGAAATGGATCATGGTGGCAAGCGCAGGAATCGAAAAAATGCCCCATGTTGCTATAGCAAAAAAAGGAATAATCGTTTCGAACGTCAAAGGGATTCATAAAACCCCGATGGCAGAATCCGCTTTAGCGCATTTGTTGGCGCTTAAACGCTCTTTGCCATTCATTTATGAGAGCCAGCGCAATGGGGAATGGAACCGCAAAACCAAATCATCCGAACTAGCTGGTTCAAAAGCCGTTGTGTTCGGACCTGGCGCGATCGGTTCAGAAATCGGCCGCTTGCTTCAGGCATTCGGCGTCCGGACGATCGGCTGCAACCGTTCGGGAAATGATGCTGCTTATATGGATGAAATGGTTTCTATTGAAAATGTATTAGCTGTTCTTCCAGATGCTGATATTGTGCTATCTGTATTGCCGAGCACGGAGGAAACCTATCATCTATTGAAGAAAGAACATTTCCAGTCGATGAAAGAAGATGCGATTTTCATGAATTTAGGCCGCGGTGATCTGGTAGAAGACCAAGTGATGCTTGAAGCGCTAGACAACAAAGAAATTGGCTATGCGGTATTGGATGTTTTCGAAGAAGAGCCGCTGCCGGCAGGCCACCCATATTGGAAGATGGACAATGTCATCATTTCCCCGCATGTTTCGAGCCATTCCGGAAAATACGTCGAGCGCGCTTTGGATGTTTTCATTCCAAATTTGCGTGCTTGGATCGAGGGCGATAAATCACCATCAAATCCAGTGGATATGAAAAGGGGTTATTAA
- a CDS encoding IS256 family transposase, protein MTQFTTDIMQALVKKEDISEVFRKHLETAVNTLLQTELTAFLDYEKYDRIGFNSGNSRNGVYTRTLHTEYGDLELSMPRDRNGEFNQQTVAPYKRSNDTLEAFVIHMFQKGVTMSEISDLIEKMYGHHYTPQTISNMTKVMSEQVEAFKSRPLEQRYACVYLDATYIALKRDTVSKEAVYITIGIREDGSKEVLAYTVAPTESAFVWEEVLLDLKERGVEEVLLFISDGLKGITDRIFAVFPDAQYQACCVHLSRGIRHKVRVTDRKEILDDFKSVYRAENQELGEKALKAFVDKWKTAYPKVAKSLEANPYIFTFYSFPKSIWRSIYSTNLIESFNKNVKKYSKRKEQFPNEDSLDRFLVSQFEIYNQNFSTRCHIGFDQARAELTEMFKQT, encoded by the coding sequence ATGACTCAGTTTACAACAGATATTATGCAAGCTCTAGTAAAAAAAGAAGACATCTCCGAAGTTTTTCGCAAACATTTGGAGACGGCGGTGAATACACTTCTTCAAACGGAACTAACAGCGTTCCTGGATTACGAAAAATACGACCGCATCGGGTTTAATTCCGGCAACTCACGCAATGGTGTCTACACGCGGACACTCCATACGGAGTATGGGGATTTAGAGCTTTCGATGCCACGGGACCGGAATGGCGAATTCAACCAACAGACGGTCGCTCCGTACAAGCGCTCAAACGATACGCTGGAAGCCTTCGTTATTCATATGTTCCAAAAAGGCGTGACCATGTCCGAGATTTCGGACCTGATCGAGAAAATGTACGGCCATCATTACACGCCACAAACCATTTCCAATATGACGAAAGTCATGAGCGAACAGGTCGAGGCGTTTAAATCTCGTCCGTTAGAACAGCGTTATGCGTGTGTCTATCTAGATGCAACTTACATTGCCCTCAAGCGCGACACGGTCTCGAAGGAAGCCGTCTATATTACGATTGGCATCCGAGAGGACGGCTCAAAAGAAGTCTTGGCCTATACAGTGGCACCTACGGAATCCGCATTTGTTTGGGAAGAAGTCCTGTTGGACTTGAAAGAGCGCGGTGTCGAAGAGGTGCTTTTGTTTATCTCCGACGGCTTAAAAGGCATCACTGATCGCATCTTCGCGGTCTTTCCCGATGCTCAATATCAGGCGTGCTGCGTCCACTTGTCGCGTGGGATCCGCCACAAAGTTCGCGTTACCGATCGCAAGGAGATTCTGGATGATTTCAAATCGGTCTACCGGGCAGAGAACCAAGAACTGGGTGAAAAAGCGTTGAAAGCCTTTGTCGACAAATGGAAAACGGCCTATCCCAAAGTGGCGAAATCGTTGGAAGCGAATCCCTATATTTTCACTTTCTACAGCTTCCCAAAATCCATTTGGCGAAGCATCTATTCAACGAACCTGATCGAATCGTTCAACAAGAACGTAAAGAAATACAGCAAGCGCAAGGAGCAATTTCCGAACGAAGATTCCTTGGATCGCTTCCTGGTTTCCCAGTTCGAAATCTATAACCAGAACTTCTCCACCCGTTGCCATATCGGATTCGATCAAGCTCGTGCAGAGCTGACTGAGATGTTCAAGCAAACCTAA
- the nikC gene encoding nickel transporter permease: protein MQKVAGPWKEAWRGFRKSKVAVVGMGIVIFFILLAIFGPLFTPQGINEQNLSQRLLPPSSDHWMGTDDFGRDILSRVVYGARISLWVGFLAVIGSVVVGSILGILAGYYGRWVDTIISRLFDIMLAFPSILLAIAVVSVLGPSLRNALIAIAIINVPNFGRLIRSKVLSIKEDEYIMSAKAIGMKDNRILVSHILPNSMAPVIVQGTLAIATAIIEAAALGFLGLGAQAPSPEWGKMLADSRSYLTNAPWTMIFPGVAIMLTVLGFNLMGDGLRDALDPRMKS from the coding sequence ATGCAGAAAGTCGCCGGTCCTTGGAAAGAGGCGTGGCGCGGATTCCGCAAAAGTAAAGTCGCCGTTGTCGGCATGGGCATCGTCATTTTCTTCATTCTTTTGGCGATTTTTGGCCCGTTGTTTACACCTCAAGGCATCAACGAACAAAATCTTTCCCAGCGGCTTCTGCCTCCTTCCAGTGATCATTGGATGGGTACAGACGATTTCGGCCGCGATATCTTGTCACGTGTTGTGTACGGAGCACGCATCTCGCTATGGGTTGGATTCCTGGCGGTTATCGGCTCGGTAGTTGTCGGCAGTATTCTCGGTATTTTGGCTGGCTATTATGGGCGCTGGGTCGACACCATTATTTCACGGCTGTTTGATATCATGTTGGCATTCCCAAGTATCCTTCTTGCGATTGCGGTTGTGTCGGTTCTTGGACCATCATTACGCAATGCATTGATTGCGATTGCCATCATCAACGTGCCAAACTTCGGGCGTTTGATCCGTTCGAAAGTATTGAGCATCAAGGAAGATGAATACATCATGTCGGCAAAAGCGATTGGCATGAAGGACAACCGCATCTTGGTCTCGCATATTTTGCCGAACTCCATGGCGCCGGTAATCGTGCAAGGTACGCTTGCAATTGCGACAGCAATCATTGAAGCGGCGGCACTCGGCTTTCTCGGGCTCGGTGCGCAGGCACCTTCCCCGGAATGGGGCAAGATGCTGGCCGATTCCCGCTCGTACTTGACCAATGCTCCGTGGACGATGATTTTCCCGGGTGTGGCGATCATGTTGACCGTACTTGGCTTTAACTTAATGGGAGACGGGCTGCGCGATGCACTCGACCCACGAATGAAATCATAA
- a CDS encoding glutamate-1-semialdehyde 2,1-aminomutase: MDHSISEQLHQEALEHIVGGVNSPSRSYKAVGGGSPVATDYGKGAHFYDVDGNKYIDYLAAYGPIITGHGHPHIAKAIAHAAETGVLFGTPTKHEVTFAKMLKQAMPAMDKVRFVNSGTEAVMTTIRVARAYTGRTKIMKFAGCYHGHSDLVLVAAGSGPATLGTPDSAGVPKSIAEEVITIPFNDPEAFKEAIDRWGDEIACILVEPIVGNFGIVEPEEGFLEEVHALAKKKGALIVYDEVITAFRFHYGGAQNLLGLEPDLTALGKIIGGGLPIGAYGGKREIMETVAPLGPAYQAGTMAGNPASIQAGIACLEVLQEKGVYERMNQLGERLEAGILAAAEKHGVTITINRLKGALTIYFTDQKVKNYEQAEATDGDMFGRFFKLMLEQGINLAPSKYEAWFLTTEHTEEDIDTSIRAVEHVFAQL, translated from the coding sequence ATGGATCACTCGATTTCCGAACAATTGCACCAAGAAGCGTTAGAACATATTGTCGGCGGGGTTAATAGCCCTTCCCGCTCTTATAAAGCTGTAGGGGGCGGCTCACCTGTTGCCACGGATTATGGAAAAGGCGCCCATTTTTATGATGTGGATGGAAATAAATACATCGATTATTTAGCGGCTTACGGTCCGATCATCACAGGCCATGGTCACCCGCATATCGCAAAAGCCATTGCACATGCTGCTGAAACCGGCGTGTTATTCGGCACACCGACAAAGCACGAAGTGACATTCGCAAAAATGCTGAAACAAGCGATGCCTGCGATGGATAAAGTACGTTTTGTCAATAGCGGGACGGAAGCTGTCATGACGACCATCCGTGTAGCACGTGCATACACGGGACGGACCAAAATCATGAAATTTGCCGGATGCTATCACGGCCATTCCGACTTAGTGCTTGTTGCTGCCGGTTCCGGCCCTGCAACACTTGGCACACCTGATTCGGCAGGCGTCCCGAAATCGATCGCTGAAGAAGTGATCACAATTCCCTTTAACGATCCGGAGGCATTCAAAGAAGCAATTGACCGCTGGGGAGACGAAATTGCCTGCATCCTCGTCGAGCCGATTGTCGGCAATTTCGGCATTGTCGAACCGGAAGAAGGGTTTCTTGAAGAAGTCCATGCGCTGGCGAAAAAGAAAGGTGCATTGATCGTCTATGATGAAGTCATTACGGCTTTCCGCTTCCATTACGGCGGTGCACAGAATTTGCTTGGCCTTGAGCCAGACTTGACAGCGCTCGGAAAAATCATCGGCGGCGGTTTGCCGATCGGCGCATACGGCGGTAAGCGCGAAATCATGGAAACGGTCGCCCCGCTCGGACCCGCTTATCAGGCAGGAACGATGGCCGGCAATCCAGCTTCGATCCAAGCAGGCATCGCCTGTCTTGAGGTGTTGCAAGAAAAAGGTGTTTACGAACGCATGAACCAGCTCGGTGAGCGTCTTGAAGCAGGAATCTTGGCTGCTGCTGAAAAACACGGTGTCACGATTACCATCAATCGTTTAAAAGGTGCTTTGACAATTTATTTCACCGATCAAAAAGTGAAAAATTACGAACAGGCAGAAGCAACGGACGGCGATATGTTCGGACGCTTCTTTAAATTGATGCTCGAGCAAGGCATCAATTTGGCGCCTTCCAAATACGAAGCCTGGTTTTTGACCACTGAACATACAGAAGAAGATATCGATACGTCGATCCGGGCGGTAGAGCATGTATTTGCCCAATTGTAA
- the bcp gene encoding thioredoxin-dependent thiol peroxidase, with product MATLEGLAAPDFTLQNEQGETISLSDYAGKKYVVLYFYPKDMTPGCTTQACDFRDAEKDFSELNAEILGVSADSKERHQKFIDKHGLPFSLLVDEDHRVSEAYGVWKLKKMYGKEFWGIERSTFLIDPTGTVIKEWRKVKVKEHIEEVLETVKAISGD from the coding sequence TTGGCTACATTAGAAGGATTGGCAGCACCTGACTTCACATTGCAAAATGAACAAGGCGAAACAATTTCCCTATCGGATTACGCAGGGAAAAAATACGTCGTGCTCTATTTTTATCCGAAAGATATGACACCGGGTTGTACGACCCAAGCATGCGATTTCCGCGATGCCGAAAAAGATTTCTCGGAGCTTAACGCGGAGATTTTGGGCGTTAGTGCAGATTCCAAAGAACGCCATCAAAAATTCATCGACAAGCACGGCTTGCCGTTTTCACTTCTCGTTGACGAGGATCATCGAGTGTCTGAAGCTTACGGAGTTTGGAAGCTGAAGAAAATGTATGGGAAAGAATTCTGGGGCATCGAACGCTCAACATTCTTGATCGACCCGACAGGCACTGTTATCAAGGAATGGCGCAAAGTGAAAGTGAAAGAGCATATTGAAGAAGTATTGGAAACTGTAAAAGCAATCAGCGGTGACTAA
- a CDS encoding cob(I)yrinic acid a,c-diamide adenosyltransferase, which translates to MKIYTKTGDKGTTSLVYGSRVKKNDPLVEAYGTCDEANTMIGLGVGHLNGEFFERKEALCEIFHQIQTILFHVGAELATPAGKEVKWKLETEHITLLETWIDEYDAELQPLSNFILPGGHPAGAALHVARTIVRRAERNVIAIGEEVSPNVLAYLNRLSDFLFVAARFVNQQLGSKEKGLHAE; encoded by the coding sequence ATGAAAATCTACACGAAAACAGGAGACAAAGGAACGACTTCACTTGTCTACGGCAGCCGCGTCAAAAAGAACGACCCACTCGTTGAAGCCTACGGGACTTGCGATGAGGCAAATACGATGATCGGTCTCGGCGTGGGACACTTAAATGGAGAGTTTTTCGAGCGAAAAGAAGCTCTATGTGAAATCTTCCATCAGATTCAAACGATTCTTTTTCACGTTGGCGCCGAATTGGCGACTCCAGCAGGTAAAGAAGTGAAATGGAAGCTAGAGACTGAACATATTACTCTACTAGAAACATGGATCGACGAATATGACGCAGAACTCCAACCACTCAGCAATTTCATCTTGCCTGGTGGCCATCCCGCAGGAGCGGCACTCCATGTAGCCCGTACAATTGTGCGCCGTGCCGAGCGGAATGTGATAGCGATAGGGGAAGAAGTTTCACCCAATGTATTGGCATATTTGAACAGGCTTTCCGACTTTCTCTTCGTCGCAGCGCGGTTCGTCAATCAGCAATTGGGTTCCAAGGAAAAGGGACTTCATGCAGAATAG
- the perR gene encoding peroxide-responsive transcriptional repressor PerR has product MSEAQLKDALDTLKSTGVRITPQRHAILEFMIHSTSHPTADDIYRALEKAFPNMSVATVYNNLRVFKKAGLVKELTYGDSSSRFDFVTHDHYHMICNECGKIVDFHYPGLDEVEHLASHVTGFQVDYHRLEIYGTCRDCYSESAKAQ; this is encoded by the coding sequence ATGTCTGAAGCCCAATTGAAAGACGCACTCGATACATTGAAGTCTACAGGTGTTAGAATTACACCCCAGCGTCATGCGATTTTGGAGTTTATGATCCATTCTACATCGCATCCGACAGCAGATGATATTTATCGCGCGCTTGAAAAAGCCTTTCCCAATATGAGTGTAGCCACCGTTTATAATAATCTACGTGTTTTTAAAAAAGCGGGGTTGGTAAAAGAATTGACCTATGGGGATTCTTCAAGCCGCTTTGATTTTGTCACACATGATCATTACCACATGATCTGCAACGAGTGCGGAAAAATTGTTGACTTCCACTATCCCGGATTGGATGAAGTGGAACATCTAGCATCCCATGTAACAGGGTTTCAAGTGGATTACCACCGCTTGGAAATCTACGGGACATGCCGCGATTGTTACAGTGAGTCAGCGAAAGCACAATAA
- a CDS encoding YgzB family protein, producing MKSYKNKINRIRTFALALIFIGIVIMYVGIYFRNQPIVMVIFMLLGVIAIIGSTGVYAWIGLLSMKTVPVQCPNCERHTKMLGRVDICMHCNEPLTMDPSLEGKEFNEEYNKKKPQQ from the coding sequence ATGAAATCTTATAAAAATAAAATCAATCGCATTCGGACCTTCGCTTTGGCATTGATTTTTATCGGCATCGTGATTATGTATGTCGGCATCTATTTCCGTAATCAACCAATTGTTATGGTCATCTTTATGCTTCTCGGTGTTATCGCTATTATCGGAAGTACGGGTGTCTATGCTTGGATTGGCCTGCTCTCGATGAAAACTGTGCCTGTACAGTGCCCGAATTGCGAACGCCATACGAAAATGCTCGGACGTGTAGATATCTGTATGCATTGCAACGAACCGTTGACGATGGACCCTTCTCTCGAAGGCAAAGAATTCAACGAAGAATATAATAAGAAAAAGCCCCAACAATAA
- a CDS encoding nucleotidyltransferase-like protein, which produces MEQILRPLYQERASQETTLGVILIEKREDISPITDTFDSILLIITKENETPVFTKHYTYLDKKAAMHIITEKQLHKWLLLGTNRKIVDWLFNGRVIYDRNEFMEKLKTELKEYPFYGRKIKMGVEFAKLIRRYLEGKMFFEEKNYLDAYHHMVESLHHLARLSVLENGLPPEVTVWSQVKKMEPAIYKLYEELISSDEPIDKRLELLFLASEFFIHSRTKDGSQHIREVMEKQSSWTIQELHEQEELKNYSSNLEVLIEFLIEKDLISINGVKTKSEGIFHRYYSVKA; this is translated from the coding sequence ATGGAACAAATATTGAGACCGTTATATCAAGAACGCGCGAGCCAGGAAACAACGCTAGGTGTCATCCTAATAGAGAAGAGAGAAGACATCAGCCCAATTACAGATACATTCGATTCAATCCTTCTGATCATTACAAAAGAAAATGAAACCCCAGTTTTTACAAAACATTATACGTACTTAGATAAAAAAGCGGCAATGCACATCATCACAGAAAAGCAATTGCATAAGTGGCTTCTATTGGGAACTAACCGTAAAATTGTCGACTGGCTCTTTAACGGCCGTGTAATATATGATCGCAATGAATTTATGGAAAAACTAAAAACTGAGTTAAAAGAGTATCCCTTCTACGGCAGAAAAATCAAAATGGGCGTGGAGTTTGCTAAACTGATTCGTCGTTATCTTGAAGGTAAAATGTTCTTCGAAGAAAAAAATTATTTGGATGCATATCATCACATGGTAGAGTCGCTCCATCATCTGGCTCGGTTATCAGTTCTTGAGAATGGGCTTCCACCTGAGGTGACAGTGTGGTCACAGGTGAAGAAGATGGAGCCGGCAATCTATAAATTATACGAAGAGCTCATCTCAAGCGACGAGCCGATTGACAAGCGCTTGGAGCTTTTATTCTTAGCCAGCGAATTCTTCATCCATTCTCGTACAAAAGACGGATCACAACATATTCGTGAAGTAATGGAGAAGCAAAGCAGCTGGACAATTCAAGAATTGCACGAACAGGAAGAATTGAAAAATTATTCTTCCAATCTTGAAGTGTTAATTGAGTTCTTAATCGAAAAGGATTTAATTTCAATTAACGGGGTAAAGACAAAAAGCGAAGGGATCTTCCATCGTTATTATTCAGTGAAGGCTTGA